The Kutzneria kofuensis genome has a window encoding:
- a CDS encoding 2-oxo acid dehydrogenase subunit E2 — MRIRPVDRQRRHTLHFLAEARATAAVFLDTEIDMTRVCEHRAGAHAEGRHYSVVSYVLHTAARVLAAHPEANAAVRGGLPPKVAGYESVDGKLTLDKTLGGRRVVLSAVLPGLDRADLDEVQRQVEHYRDGDVDRMPEFDGVRLLQRLPWLLARIAYRGAVRPLRRRASRLGTFAVTSLGHRPVDGFYSVGGTTITLGLGRIMDRPVVRGTTVVVAPVMRLSLTFDHRVIDGAEAADVLADLKDRLECFSGDRALAGVRDE; from the coding sequence GTGAGGATCCGACCGGTCGACCGGCAGCGCCGGCACACGCTGCACTTCCTGGCCGAGGCCCGGGCCACGGCCGCGGTGTTCCTCGACACCGAGATCGACATGACCAGGGTGTGCGAGCACCGCGCCGGCGCCCACGCCGAGGGGCGGCACTACTCCGTGGTCAGCTACGTGCTCCACACGGCGGCGCGGGTGCTGGCCGCGCATCCCGAGGCGAACGCGGCGGTCCGCGGCGGGCTGCCGCCGAAGGTGGCCGGATACGAGTCCGTCGACGGGAAGCTGACGCTGGACAAGACGTTGGGCGGCCGGCGGGTCGTGCTCTCGGCGGTGCTGCCCGGGCTGGACCGGGCCGACCTGGACGAGGTGCAGCGGCAGGTCGAACACTACCGTGACGGCGACGTGGACCGGATGCCCGAGTTCGACGGCGTGCGGCTGCTGCAGCGGCTGCCGTGGCTGCTGGCCCGGATCGCCTACCGCGGCGCGGTCCGGCCGCTGCGGCGGCGGGCATCCCGGCTGGGCACCTTCGCGGTGACGTCGCTGGGCCACCGCCCGGTCGACGGCTTCTACTCCGTGGGCGGCACGACGATCACCTTGGGGCTGGGCCGGATCATGGACCGGCCGGTGGTGCGGGGAACCACGGTGGTGGTGGCGCCGGTGATGCGGCTCAGCCTGACCTTCGACCACCGGGTGATCGACGGGGCGGAGGCCGCCGACGTGCTGGCCGACCTCAAGGACCGGCTGGAGTGCTTCAGCGGCGACCGGGCGCTGGCCGGGGTGCGCGATGAATGA
- a CDS encoding acyl carrier protein, whose product MNSIEDFVTLIRDETGLALTVDDVRRSLDDVPGWDSVHLLTLLVALEKSTGRRISVPAVLEADTLAGIYAAAVPA is encoded by the coding sequence GTGAACAGCATCGAGGACTTCGTCACCCTGATCCGGGACGAGACCGGCCTGGCCCTGACCGTCGACGACGTCCGCCGCAGCCTGGACGACGTGCCGGGCTGGGACTCGGTGCACCTGCTGACCCTGCTGGTCGCCCTGGAGAAGAGCACCGGCCGGCGGATCTCGGTGCCGGCGGTGCTGGAGGCCGACACCCTGGCCGGCATCTACGCGGCGGCGGTGCCGGCGTGA
- a CDS encoding HAD-IIIC family phosphatase has product MAEDLLSPQRIDDVAERYPQVPRLLARLPADDLLRAGRLLSRVSPDEVLRAHPTTPTLTIAVTGHGTLSALVPALTAQLARHGILLRPHLTDYDSYVFELSDPDSELHAANPDMALCVLDPAVVFDEVPTPWHVDDVEKVLAEKTALVEGIAARFADTARGVLVLNTVPLLRRHTGQLVDLKSRARLGVLWREFNARLLALVETNPSVVVIDLDPLVAEGVEVTDARLDSYAKAHLSQDLLAAYAREVGHLARNLAGRTKKCLAVDLDNTLWGGVLGDDGPEGIEIGGGYRGEAFRSFQRVVAQLGSQGVLLAAVSKNDPEPVRAVLREHPDMVLREGDFVRVAASWWPKSESIAALAEDLNIGADSFVFADDSPYERGQVRHALPDVAVVDLDDEPALHPHRLLLDGWFDVRELTGEDLKRPAKYRDELVRKDFMHGFDSIADYLAELGVRVRLARVEPADVPRVSQLTLRTNQFNLTTKRLQPAEVQSLLADPSAQVLAIHSGDRFGDNGLVGVVFTRREHDVVHVENFLLSCRVFARGIEQACLSSVLARAKAAGASAVVGRYRPTAKNGKVRDFYPRNGFVPAGAEDDTSVFRHDLADIAAVPGHVRLTENFGGTP; this is encoded by the coding sequence ATGGCGGAGGATCTGCTTTCGCCGCAGCGCATCGACGACGTGGCCGAGCGCTACCCCCAGGTCCCGCGCCTGCTGGCCAGGCTGCCGGCGGACGACCTGCTCAGGGCCGGCCGGCTGCTGTCGCGGGTAAGCCCCGACGAGGTGCTGCGCGCGCACCCGACGACGCCGACGCTCACCATCGCGGTCACCGGGCACGGCACGCTGTCCGCGCTCGTGCCGGCGCTGACCGCGCAGCTGGCCCGGCACGGAATCCTGCTCCGGCCGCACCTGACCGACTACGACAGCTACGTCTTCGAGCTGTCCGATCCGGACAGTGAGCTGCACGCCGCGAACCCCGACATGGCGCTGTGCGTGCTCGACCCGGCCGTGGTGTTCGACGAGGTGCCCACGCCCTGGCACGTCGACGACGTCGAGAAGGTGCTGGCCGAGAAGACCGCGCTGGTCGAGGGAATCGCCGCGCGGTTCGCCGACACCGCCCGTGGCGTGCTGGTGCTGAACACGGTTCCCTTGCTGCGGAGGCACACCGGTCAGCTGGTGGACCTGAAGTCCCGGGCTCGGCTCGGAGTGCTGTGGCGGGAGTTCAACGCGCGGCTGCTCGCCCTCGTGGAGACCAACCCGTCGGTCGTGGTCATCGACCTGGATCCGTTGGTGGCGGAGGGAGTCGAGGTCACCGACGCGCGCCTGGACAGCTACGCCAAGGCCCACCTGTCCCAGGATCTGCTCGCCGCCTACGCGCGGGAGGTCGGCCACCTGGCCCGCAACCTGGCCGGCCGCACCAAGAAGTGCCTCGCCGTCGACCTGGACAACACCCTGTGGGGCGGCGTCCTCGGCGACGACGGGCCGGAGGGCATCGAGATCGGCGGCGGCTACCGGGGCGAGGCGTTCCGCTCCTTCCAACGGGTGGTCGCCCAGCTGGGGTCGCAGGGAGTGCTGCTGGCCGCGGTGAGCAAGAACGATCCCGAGCCGGTACGGGCGGTGCTGCGCGAGCACCCCGACATGGTGCTGCGGGAGGGTGACTTCGTCCGGGTGGCCGCGAGCTGGTGGCCGAAGTCGGAGAGCATCGCCGCCCTGGCCGAGGATCTCAACATCGGCGCGGACAGCTTCGTGTTCGCCGACGACAGCCCGTACGAGCGGGGGCAGGTCCGGCACGCGCTGCCCGACGTCGCGGTGGTGGACCTGGACGACGAGCCGGCGCTGCACCCGCACCGGCTGCTGCTGGACGGCTGGTTCGACGTCCGGGAGCTGACCGGTGAAGATCTCAAGCGGCCGGCGAAGTACCGGGACGAGCTGGTGCGCAAGGACTTCATGCACGGCTTCGACTCGATCGCCGACTACCTGGCCGAGTTGGGCGTGCGGGTCCGGCTGGCCCGGGTCGAGCCGGCGGACGTGCCCCGGGTCTCGCAGCTGACGCTGCGCACCAACCAGTTCAACCTGACCACGAAACGGCTGCAGCCGGCCGAGGTGCAGAGCCTGCTGGCCGATCCGTCGGCACAGGTGCTCGCGATCCACTCCGGTGACCGCTTCGGCGACAACGGCCTGGTCGGCGTCGTGTTCACCCGCCGCGAGCACGACGTCGTGCACGTGGAGAACTTCCTGCTCAGCTGCCGGGTGTTCGCCCGGGGCATCGAGCAGGCGTGCCTGTCCTCGGTGCTGGCGCGGGCCAAGGCGGCGGGGGCGAGCGCGGTGGTCGGGCGCTACCGGCCGACGGCCAAGAACGGCAAGGTCCGGGACTTCTACCCGCGCAACGGTTTCGTGCCGGCGGGCGCCGAGGACGACACGTCGGTGTTCCGCCACGACCTCGCCGACATCGCCGCCGTGCCGGGACACGTGCGGCTGACCGAGAACTTCGGAGGTACGCCGTGA